The nucleotide window GCCCCGTGACGCGCGAGCGTTGCGCCGGCCAGCACGTCGCCCGAGCACATGTATGCGCCGCTCGTCATCGTCTCGACTATATCGTCTTCATGTTTGAACACCCAGGGGATGTTGCGGCCGGTGCTCGGCAACGCGAACTGGACACAGTCGTGATGAATCAGATCGTCCGGGGTTTTCAGTTTGGCGGCGCCACGCAGATAAGCGGGCGCAGCGACGACCACCAGTTCCGCGTCCTCGATCTTGCGCGCGATCAGACCGGAGTCGCCCGGCGCCTTGCCACGAATGGCCAGGTCGAAGCCTTCATCTCCAAAGTCGATGTTGCGGTTGCTGAGGTGCGTTTCGACGGTGACGCCCGGATAGCGCTTGCGAAACTCGGCCAGCAAGGGAAGTACGCGATAGTGCCCATACGGTGTCGGCATGCTGATGCGCAGCACGCCGGTGGGCGCCGTCTGCTGTCCGGTCGCTTCGCGCTCGGCTTCGGCGAGCTGGGCCAGCGCTTCGCGGCATTGTTCGAAGTATCGTCTTCCGGCGTCCGTCAACCGGATCTGTCGTGTGGTCCGCACAAACAATCGTACGCCGAGGCGTTGCTCGAGACGCGCGACCGTACGACTGACGGCGGCCGGTGTGACGCTCGCGGCGTTCGCGGCCTCGGTGAAACTCTCCAGTTCGGCCGCTAGACAGAACAGTTCGATACTGCCCAGAAGGACATCTTCAAATTGACGCTGCATGGTCTCTGGGCGATGTGCCTGATCGCGTTGTCTTGAAGGTTCGTGCGGAACATCAGGACTATATTGTAGTGAGACTTTATGAGGAAGCGACATGACCAATCAGACGGACAACCGTGCCTTGCTGCGCTTGCTGGGCATCGACAAACCGATCATTCAGGCGCCGATGGCCGGTGTCAGCACGCCCGCACTGGCCGCGGCAGTTTCCAATGCAGGCGGCCTTGGTTCGCTCGGCGTCGGCGCGATGAACGCTGACGGCGCGCGCAAGGTCATCAGGGAGACGCGTGCACAGACGGACAAGCCGTTCAACATCAACGTTTTCTGCCATCAGCCTGCGCAAGCAGACGCGGCGGTCGAGCAGCAATGGTTGAACTGGCTTGCGCCGCATTTCAAAAAGTATGGAGCAACGCCGCCGGCCAAGCTGTCGGAGATCTACACGAGCTTTCTTGCGGACCCCGCCATGCTGGCGGTTTTTCTGGAGGAGAAGCCGCCGATCGTCAGTTTCCACTTCGGCTTGCCTTCGGCCGATGTCATCGCCGAACTGAGGAAAGCGGGCATCAAATTGCTTGCCAGTGCGACAAATCTTGACGAGGGGTTGCAGGTCGAAGCGGCGGGCGTCGATGCGATCGTGGCGCAAGGGATCGAGGCCGGCGGGCATCGCGGTGTCTTCGACCCGGATGCATCCGACGACCGGTTGGGCGCGTTTGCGCTGACACGTTTGCTGGTGAGCGAATGCCGGCTGCCGGTGATCGCCGCGGGCGGCATCATGGACGGCGCCGGCATTGCAGCGGCGCTCGCGCTCGGCGCTCA belongs to Paraburkholderia sp. FT54 and includes:
- a CDS encoding LysR substrate-binding domain-containing protein; protein product: MQRQFEDVLLGSIELFCLAAELESFTEAANAASVTPAAVSRTVARLEQRLGVRLFVRTTRQIRLTDAGRRYFEQCREALAQLAEAEREATGQQTAPTGVLRISMPTPYGHYRVLPLLAEFRKRYPGVTVETHLSNRNIDFGDEGFDLAIRGKAPGDSGLIARKIEDAELVVVAAPAYLRGAAKLKTPDDLIHHDCVQFALPSTGRNIPWVFKHEDDIVETMTSGAYMCSGDVLAGATLARHGAGIFQTYRFIVEQDLIAGTLKELLIPYGGCSRPFVLLYPHARHLSSRVRSFVDFLMEKLGS
- a CDS encoding nitronate monooxygenase: MTNQTDNRALLRLLGIDKPIIQAPMAGVSTPALAAAVSNAGGLGSLGVGAMNADGARKVIRETRAQTDKPFNINVFCHQPAQADAAVEQQWLNWLAPHFKKYGATPPAKLSEIYTSFLADPAMLAVFLEEKPPIVSFHFGLPSADVIAELRKAGIKLLASATNLDEGLQVEAAGVDAIVAQGIEAGGHRGVFDPDASDDRLGAFALTRLLVSECRLPVIAAGGIMDGAGIAAALALGAQAAQLGTAFVACPETSIDEGYRRAMLGDAARHTTFTAAISGRVARSMANSFTALGTGARSPRPPAYPIAYDAGKALHAAAKAKGEFGYGAQWAGQAGALARSMPAAELVAQLERELKQCVEQLRQFAD